A region from the Criblamydia sequanensis CRIB-18 genome encodes:
- the asnB gene encoding asparagine synthase (glutamine-hydrolyzing) has translation MCGIAALISLNGIRNLKDIIEMSSKVAHRGPDDEGFVLFSNFEKAPEILGSSATPEDAFRLPLPYSPKEKINPSACFGRLALSHRRLSIFDLSSFGHQPMASPCSSLWIAYNGEIYNFPELKKELVKEGVSFRTGTDTEVLLQGYKRYGASFFHKLNGMFAFLLVDLNQKKLVAVRDRFGVKPLYYTLIEDKFLAFASEIKQFSSLSPWKAKLNHERAYDFLKSGIIDHEKETLFKNVFELRGGEFLTCDLNFPLETLQIKPWYTLSFTPFLGSFKEAVSQYKSLLQEAVSLRMRADVGFGSCLSGGLDSSSIVSLASLILEREQQKKPQATFSAISEDPLIDESPYISTLLESHQNIKSHLTLPTALDLKNNFDAIVWHQDLPFGSSSIYAQWKVFSLVKDKKIKVMLDGQGADELLCGYYEFYIPFLKELLKKKKFLFLGSELIGCKKNNPLIKPFRRFFQSLLPENFENSLRTRLKNSKEDLWLGKQPHQNNFFSSKDVADLSYKMVNAINLPMLLRFEDRNSMAHSIESRTPFLDYRLVEFTLGLPSHFKISLGETKSILREALKENLPPIIKNRKDKISFSTSEKNWFQKEAKHFFLNKIEESISVSNGLIKPEALIEAKKMAEGAQTYSPIAFRTLSFGSWVKQFKVVI, from the coding sequence ATGTGCGGGATCGCTGCTTTGATTTCCTTAAATGGGATCCGGAATTTAAAAGACATTATAGAAATGTCATCTAAAGTAGCCCATAGAGGCCCTGACGATGAAGGTTTTGTCTTGTTCTCTAACTTTGAAAAAGCGCCCGAAATTCTTGGAAGTTCTGCTACCCCCGAGGACGCATTTCGTCTTCCCTTGCCCTACTCGCCCAAAGAAAAGATAAACCCGTCAGCTTGTTTTGGAAGATTAGCTTTATCGCATAGGCGTCTTTCCATCTTTGACCTATCAAGTTTTGGGCATCAACCGATGGCTTCGCCTTGCAGCTCTTTATGGATCGCGTATAACGGAGAAATCTACAATTTTCCTGAACTAAAAAAAGAACTTGTAAAGGAAGGGGTCTCTTTTAGAACGGGAACAGACACGGAAGTCTTGCTGCAAGGTTATAAAAGATATGGCGCTTCTTTTTTTCATAAATTGAATGGGATGTTCGCTTTTTTGCTTGTGGATCTTAACCAAAAAAAATTAGTGGCGGTAAGGGACCGATTTGGGGTAAAGCCTCTTTATTACACTCTCATCGAAGATAAATTTTTAGCTTTTGCTTCTGAAATTAAGCAGTTTTCAAGTCTATCCCCCTGGAAAGCCAAACTAAATCATGAAAGAGCGTACGATTTTTTAAAATCCGGGATTATCGATCATGAAAAAGAAACTCTATTTAAAAACGTCTTTGAGTTAAGAGGGGGGGAATTTCTAACTTGCGATCTTAATTTTCCTTTAGAAACCTTACAAATAAAGCCTTGGTACACACTCTCATTTACCCCTTTTCTTGGCAGCTTTAAAGAGGCCGTCTCTCAATATAAATCTCTTCTTCAAGAGGCCGTTTCTCTAAGGATGAGAGCCGATGTCGGATTTGGCTCTTGCCTATCCGGAGGCCTTGACTCTTCAAGCATCGTCTCCTTGGCAAGTCTTATCTTAGAGAGGGAGCAACAAAAGAAACCTCAAGCTACTTTTTCAGCTATTTCAGAAGACCCTTTAATAGATGAAAGCCCCTATATCAGCACACTTTTAGAAAGTCATCAAAATATTAAAAGCCATCTCACTTTGCCGACAGCTCTGGATCTTAAAAACAATTTTGACGCAATTGTCTGGCATCAGGATTTACCTTTTGGCTCTTCAAGCATCTATGCGCAGTGGAAAGTCTTTTCTCTTGTCAAAGACAAAAAAATTAAAGTGATGTTAGATGGTCAAGGAGCTGATGAGCTTCTTTGCGGGTACTATGAGTTTTATATTCCCTTTTTAAAAGAACTTCTAAAAAAGAAAAAATTCCTCTTTTTAGGAAGTGAATTAATCGGATGCAAAAAGAACAATCCTTTAATAAAACCTTTTAGAAGATTTTTTCAAAGCCTTCTGCCTGAGAATTTTGAAAACTCTCTTAGGACACGCCTTAAAAACAGTAAAGAAGATCTTTGGCTTGGAAAACAGCCGCATCAGAATAATTTCTTTTCCTCTAAGGATGTGGCGGATTTAAGTTATAAAATGGTAAACGCCATAAACCTGCCTATGCTTCTTCGTTTTGAAGACCGTAATTCGATGGCCCACTCCATCGAATCAAGAACCCCTTTTTTAGACTATCGTCTAGTTGAATTTACTCTTGGACTGCCCTCTCACTTTAAAATTTCCTTAGGGGAAACAAAAAGTATTTTAAGAGAAGCTTTAAAAGAAAATCTTCCCCCTATTATCAAAAACAGAAAAGATAAAATATCGTTTTCCACTTCAGAAAAAAATTGGTTTCAAAAAGAAGCCAAACACTTTTTTTTAAATAAAATCGAGGAATCGATTTCAGTAAGCAACGGGTTAATCAAACCCGAAGCTTTGATAGAAGCCAAAAAAATGGCAGAGGGAGCTCAAACTTATTCACCTATTGCATTTCGAACTTTATCTTTTGGTTCTTGGGTTAAACAATTTAAAGTAGTTATTTAA
- a CDS encoding NAD-dependent epimerase/dehydratase family protein, with protein MDSFLITGGAGFVGSNLVLELLSRKDVSSIVVVDNFLSSEKEELPDHPKLQILEGSIADDSILKEIEDQFDYIFHLACYHGNQSSIANPLEDHQNNALTTLKLFEHVKSFKQLKKIVYSGAGCAVSDKNTYEAKATLEKDVVSLDMDSPYSISKVLGEFYAKYYYKQHGLKIVRARFQNVFGPREILGAGKWRGTKATVWRNVVPTFIYKAIKGESLPLENGGESSRDFIFVKDIVEGLLALAFRGSPNEAYNLASGQEVTILELAALINELTENKTPLLFLPKREWDTSIKRFGCSQKSYRDLEFKAKTSLTAGLKETIDWFHENFDKIEKTMRKHLNHMPELNAYLSLAQL; from the coding sequence ATGGATTCTTTTTTGATTACAGGAGGAGCCGGCTTTGTCGGCTCTAACCTCGTTTTAGAACTGCTCTCTCGAAAGGATGTATCTTCAATTGTTGTGGTCGATAATTTTTTATCGAGTGAAAAAGAAGAACTTCCGGATCATCCCAAACTTCAAATCCTTGAAGGGTCTATTGCCGACGATTCCATCCTAAAGGAAATTGAAGATCAATTTGATTATATCTTTCATCTGGCTTGCTATCATGGCAATCAAAGCTCGATTGCTAATCCTCTTGAAGACCATCAAAACAATGCGCTTACAACCCTTAAGCTTTTTGAACATGTAAAATCGTTTAAACAACTAAAAAAAATTGTATATTCAGGAGCCGGCTGCGCGGTTAGCGATAAAAATACTTATGAAGCAAAAGCGACCCTTGAAAAGGATGTGGTTTCTTTAGATATGGACAGCCCTTATTCTATTTCCAAGGTGCTCGGCGAATTCTATGCCAAGTATTATTATAAGCAGCATGGTTTAAAAATTGTTCGGGCTAGATTTCAAAACGTATTCGGGCCAAGAGAAATTTTAGGGGCAGGAAAGTGGCGAGGGACAAAAGCCACCGTCTGGAGAAATGTAGTTCCAACTTTTATTTATAAAGCTATCAAAGGAGAAAGTTTGCCTTTAGAGAATGGCGGTGAATCCTCCAGGGACTTTATTTTCGTTAAAGACATCGTAGAAGGACTTCTCGCTTTAGCATTCAGGGGATCTCCAAATGAAGCCTACAATCTTGCAAGCGGTCAAGAAGTTACTATCTTAGAATTGGCCGCTCTCATTAATGAGCTGACAGAAAATAAAACCCCCTTGCTATTTTTGCCAAAAAGAGAATGGGACACTTCCATTAAACGGTTTGGATGCTCTCAAAAATCATATCGGGACCTTGAATTTAAAGCAAAAACCTCTCTTACTGCAGGCTTAAAAGAAACTATTGACTGGTTTCATGAAAATTTTGATAAAATTGAAAAAACGATGAGAAAGCATCTTAACCATATGCCCGAACTTAATGCCTATTTATCATTAGCTCAGCTGTAA
- a CDS encoding NAD-dependent epimerase/dehydratase family protein — protein MKVLITGGAGFIGSHLCDRLLMNGHQVLVIDNYLTGRKDNLEPHANLTIIEGTIADKNLVDKAFECFRPDVVVHAAASYKDPANWEEDAYSNVIGTINVVKASMKLEIERIIYFQTALCYGLKPKENPITLNHPIDSRGSSYSISKTCGEQYIELSGLDFISFRLANAYGPRNLSGPLPTFYHRLTTGKPCFIADTRRDFIFIDDLIDVVFKAVMGEGHRGYYHISSGSDYSIKELFDETLASLNITLEKEVEIKPRNPDDVETLLIDPSKTNTDFHWKVKTPLNVGVSKAICWYEQYGITQTYTHLKPVS, from the coding sequence ATGAAAGTTTTAATTACAGGCGGCGCCGGTTTTATCGGCTCGCATCTTTGCGATAGATTGCTAATGAACGGCCATCAAGTACTTGTCATTGATAATTACTTAACCGGCCGTAAAGATAATCTTGAGCCGCATGCCAATCTAACCATTATAGAAGGCACTATTGCCGATAAAAATCTTGTCGATAAAGCTTTTGAATGCTTTAGACCGGATGTTGTCGTTCACGCAGCCGCCTCCTATAAAGACCCGGCTAACTGGGAAGAAGATGCCTATAGCAATGTTATTGGCACAATCAATGTTGTTAAGGCCTCCATGAAGCTTGAAATAGAAAGGATCATCTATTTTCAAACAGCCCTTTGCTATGGCCTAAAACCGAAAGAAAATCCTATTACGCTTAATCACCCGATCGACTCAAGAGGATCTAGCTATTCTATAAGCAAAACGTGCGGTGAACAATACATTGAACTTTCAGGACTTGATTTTATCTCCTTTAGACTAGCCAACGCTTACGGTCCAAGAAATTTAAGCGGTCCTTTACCGACTTTTTATCATCGTTTGACAACCGGAAAACCTTGCTTTATTGCCGATACAAGACGTGATTTTATTTTTATTGACGATTTAATTGACGTTGTCTTTAAAGCTGTAATGGGTGAAGGCCATAGAGGGTATTACCATATTTCAAGCGGCTCTGATTATTCCATAAAAGAGCTTTTTGATGAAACTTTAGCAAGTTTAAATATCACGCTTGAAAAAGAAGTCGAAATAAAACCAAGAAATCCCGATGATGTCGAAACCCTTCTAATCGATCCGAGTAAAACCAATACAGATTTCCATTGGAAAGTTAAAACACCTCTAAATGTTGGGGTTTCAAAAGCCATCTGTTGGTACGAACAATATGGCATCACGCAAACCTACACTCACTTAAAGCCGGTTTCTTAA
- the asnB gene encoding asparagine synthase (glutamine-hydrolyzing) codes for MCGIGGVLEQDHQKIPLLNGYLEEMNRIQRHRGPDGKGIWRHREGFIGFSHQRLSIIDLEKSIQPMQDCFSNVITYNGEIYNFEELREELKGYPFKTRSDTEVILASYEKWGSKCVQKFRGMFAFAIWDEKKQTLFAARDRFGIKPFYYTLVDNCFIFASEVKTLIPFLPEFKIDYDALKDYFVFQFCLGKRTLIKGIEELDPAHTLIIEKSGKIKRESYWEVYYHLDFDHTEKYFNNKLQHLIEDSIKAHLKSDVPIGGYVSGGTDSGIISAVASHFLERDGKSFMGFSGRFDEGEEYDESFYAESISKKWNFKLNLLTLTSQDFVDSIETILYHLDFPVAGPGAFPQYHVSKMASQSRKVLLGGQGGDEIFGGYTRYLIAYFEQCIKSAIEGTTHLGNFIVTYESIIPNLAALQNYKPLLKHFFKEGLFESLDKRYFRLIDRSSEFKNEILWNELGSYSPFENFIEIFHGSNVGKESYFDKMTHFDFKTLLPALLHVEDRMSMAHGVESRVPFLDHPLVEFAATMPSNIKFKDGSLKRILIESMRHWLPQEVSERKNKMGFPVPLNEWLKKDLKPFIHDLFSSKSFKERGFFDQKAVLENLNTESKFGRKVWGIACLELWLKIFSDTHREKKELFISSAKQKSIQHEAAFQKQDSVLILS; via the coding sequence ATGTGTGGTATTGGCGGTGTATTAGAGCAAGATCATCAAAAGATTCCTTTATTAAATGGGTATCTTGAAGAGATGAATCGCATTCAAAGGCATCGGGGACCTGATGGCAAAGGAATTTGGAGGCATAGAGAAGGCTTTATCGGCTTTTCCCATCAAAGGCTTTCTATCATCGATCTTGAAAAAAGCATTCAACCCATGCAAGACTGCTTTTCAAATGTTATCACTTATAATGGCGAAATTTATAATTTCGAAGAGTTAAGAGAAGAACTTAAAGGCTATCCATTTAAAACCCGCTCAGATACAGAAGTTATTTTAGCAAGCTACGAAAAATGGGGTTCTAAGTGCGTCCAGAAATTTAGAGGAATGTTCGCTTTTGCAATTTGGGATGAAAAAAAACAAACGCTATTTGCCGCAAGGGATCGATTCGGAATCAAGCCTTTTTATTATACTCTTGTAGATAATTGTTTTATTTTTGCCTCGGAAGTAAAAACCCTAATCCCCTTCCTGCCCGAATTTAAAATCGATTACGATGCGCTTAAAGATTATTTCGTTTTTCAATTTTGTCTCGGAAAGCGCACTTTGATAAAAGGGATTGAAGAGCTTGACCCAGCCCACACTCTAATTATTGAAAAAAGCGGCAAAATCAAAAGAGAGAGTTATTGGGAAGTTTATTACCATCTTGATTTTGACCACACCGAAAAATATTTCAATAATAAATTGCAGCACTTAATTGAAGACTCCATTAAGGCCCATCTTAAAAGCGATGTGCCAATTGGCGGCTATGTAAGCGGGGGCACCGATTCCGGCATTATCTCAGCTGTCGCTTCTCATTTTCTTGAGCGCGATGGAAAATCCTTTATGGGTTTCTCGGGAAGATTTGATGAAGGCGAAGAATATGATGAATCTTTTTACGCTGAATCAATTTCTAAAAAATGGAATTTTAAGCTTAATCTTCTCACTCTCACAAGCCAGGATTTTGTCGACTCCATAGAAACTATTTTATACCATCTCGACTTTCCGGTGGCAGGTCCGGGCGCTTTTCCCCAGTACCATGTCTCGAAAATGGCTTCGCAATCAAGAAAAGTCCTTCTTGGGGGACAGGGAGGAGATGAAATTTTTGGCGGTTATACTCGCTATTTGATTGCTTATTTTGAACAGTGCATAAAATCAGCCATCGAAGGGACAACTCATCTTGGCAACTTTATTGTCACCTACGAATCGATTATCCCAAATCTTGCCGCCTTGCAAAACTATAAACCGCTTTTAAAACACTTTTTTAAAGAAGGGCTATTTGAATCTCTAGATAAACGCTATTTTAGATTGATTGATCGCTCTTCGGAATTTAAAAATGAAATTCTTTGGAACGAGCTTGGAAGCTACTCCCCCTTTGAAAATTTTATCGAAATCTTTCACGGCAGTAATGTCGGTAAAGAATCCTATTTTGATAAAATGACCCATTTTGATTTTAAAACTTTGCTTCCGGCGTTGCTTCATGTTGAAGATAGAATGAGCATGGCCCATGGGGTAGAATCAAGAGTTCCTTTTCTTGATCATCCGCTTGTCGAATTTGCAGCTACGATGCCCTCCAACATTAAATTCAAAGATGGCAGTTTAAAAAGAATTTTAATTGAATCGATGCGCCACTGGCTTCCTCAAGAAGTGTCTGAAAGAAAAAATAAGATGGGTTTTCCTGTGCCTTTAAATGAATGGCTTAAAAAAGATTTAAAGCCTTTTATTCATGATCTTTTCTCAAGCAAGTCTTTTAAGGAACGGGGATTTTTTGATCAGAAAGCTGTGCTTGAAAATCTTAATACCGAGTCCAAATTCGGCCGTAAAGTGTGGGGAATTGCATGTCTTGAGCTTTGGCTCAAAATATTTTCAGACACTCATAGAGAAAAAAAAGAATTATTTATTTCTTCTGCTAAGCAAAAGTCTATTCAACATGAAGCTGCTTTTCAAAAGCAAGATTCCGTTTTAATTTTATCCTGA
- a CDS encoding multicopper oxidase family protein, translating to MRSFYLFIFLIISFQLNGSIITPNNRSLPFVMDGEVKVFHLIAEPITKEFAPGFFVNCWGYNGSTPGPTIEAYEGDRVRILVTNHLNEPTTVHWHGLILPNGMDGVVGLNQRGIQPGETFKYEFTLVQNGTFMYHPHADEMTQIAMGMEGFFIIHPKEDNFPVDRDFAIFLHEWKIPIGQKTPMPFEMFDFNLFTFNSILYPKIEPLVAKKGEKIRIRFANAMMDSHPIHLHGYEFNVTRKGGKRIAEQVQDSQVTVTVSPGETRDIEFIADNPGDWALHCHKSHHTMNQMQHNLPNILGLNKKGLEEKIKKFFPNFTGLMGVNGMGEMFQMFGSHDHLTMPTPENIAPIGSPGPHGVIELNGMFTILKVRENLTSYDDPGWYENPSGTQAEAIPMSIDKKPCSWMQSSP from the coding sequence ATGAGATCTTTTTATCTCTTTATTTTTTTAATAATAAGTTTTCAATTAAATGGCTCTATAATTACCCCTAACAATCGAAGCCTGCCTTTTGTAATGGATGGAGAGGTCAAAGTATTTCATTTAATAGCAGAGCCGATTACTAAAGAATTTGCGCCGGGATTTTTTGTAAATTGCTGGGGGTATAATGGCTCGACCCCCGGCCCTACCATAGAAGCCTATGAAGGGGATCGCGTTCGAATTTTGGTGACCAACCATCTTAATGAGCCGACAACCGTGCACTGGCACGGGCTTATATTGCCAAATGGGATGGATGGAGTCGTCGGCTTAAATCAAAGAGGGATTCAGCCCGGAGAAACTTTTAAATACGAATTCACACTTGTTCAAAATGGAACCTTCATGTACCACCCTCATGCCGATGAAATGACTCAAATAGCGATGGGCATGGAAGGTTTTTTTATTATTCATCCAAAAGAAGATAATTTTCCGGTGGATCGCGATTTTGCCATCTTTCTTCATGAATGGAAAATTCCAATCGGGCAAAAAACCCCGATGCCCTTTGAGATGTTCGATTTCAATCTCTTTACTTTTAATAGCATCCTTTACCCCAAAATAGAGCCTCTTGTAGCAAAAAAAGGAGAAAAAATACGCATTCGCTTTGCAAATGCCATGATGGATTCTCATCCGATTCATCTGCATGGCTATGAATTTAACGTAACTCGAAAGGGGGGAAAACGAATTGCTGAACAAGTCCAAGACTCACAAGTAACAGTTACCGTCTCGCCGGGCGAGACAAGAGATATCGAATTTATTGCAGATAATCCGGGAGATTGGGCTCTTCATTGCCATAAATCTCATCATACCATGAATCAAATGCAGCATAACCTTCCTAACATTTTAGGCCTTAATAAAAAAGGATTGGAAGAGAAGATAAAAAAATTTTTTCCAAATTTTACGGGCTTGATGGGAGTCAATGGCATGGGTGAAATGTTTCAAATGTTCGGAAGCCACGATCATTTGACTATGCCAACCCCCGAAAATATCGCTCCTATTGGAAGCCCGGGCCCTCATGGGGTCATTGAACTTAATGGAATGTTTACCATTCTTAAAGTAAGAGAAAATTTAACCTCCTATGACGATCCGGGCTGGTATGAAAATCCAAGCGGCACTCAAGCCGAAGCCATCCCAATGTCAATCGATAAAAAGCCATGCTCCTGGATGCAGAGTTCTCCTTAA
- a CDS encoding TolC family protein, which translates to MIAKLKRLFLFILFSAFSYGCYRPCNQGVEVHQVIEESLGKDVFWQRNPNSYYSLEEYLAHLAEDPLKIDNVIQIALLNSPRIQALLEEVGMAKADLFESYLLSNPALDLLIKYPRKKDLYTNLEWSLTQSIVDILLRPLRIKLASVDLQKVKLKITHEIQQIAFEVSDCFYKLQTKEQALRFLETIRELSSIRMEIADRQYRVGDTYLLSVAKRHAPFYEAEIEISHLGLEIISLKEQLNRLLGFCEEKSLNLSLEFEEVDYQGLSLECLEALAFQERLDLQALRYEVIYLSQSLGLKRWWVYTQGRLGVAQEIDTDGTHVFGPAIVLDIPIFNYGQAERQRLYASLRQAEDELKELEIKVLSEVREAHHLLLIKLDQINSYRGIFLPLVNQIVSLGEERYNIMSLGIDELLEKKIEELKLWKDYTQVLGSYWDSRVSLDKAIGGNLYLILNKNKAPFLDGGL; encoded by the coding sequence ATGATAGCAAAACTTAAAAGACTTTTTCTTTTCATCCTTTTTTCTGCCTTCTCTTATGGCTGTTACAGGCCTTGCAATCAGGGAGTGGAGGTTCATCAGGTTATTGAAGAGTCCCTTGGTAAAGATGTCTTTTGGCAAAGAAACCCGAATAGCTATTATTCATTGGAGGAGTATCTTGCTCATCTTGCGGAAGACCCTTTAAAAATTGATAACGTTATACAAATTGCTTTATTAAATAGCCCTCGCATACAAGCTCTTCTTGAAGAGGTCGGCATGGCTAAAGCAGACTTATTTGAATCCTATCTTCTCTCAAACCCGGCCCTCGATCTTTTGATAAAATACCCAAGAAAAAAGGATTTGTATACTAACCTTGAATGGTCTTTAACTCAAAGCATTGTCGATATTCTTTTAAGGCCTTTGCGAATAAAATTGGCAAGCGTCGATCTTCAAAAAGTTAAGTTAAAAATCACTCATGAGATTCAGCAGATTGCCTTTGAAGTATCGGATTGCTTTTACAAGCTTCAGACAAAAGAGCAGGCCTTAAGATTTTTAGAAACTATCCGGGAGCTCTCTTCTATCCGAATGGAAATTGCCGACAGGCAATACAGGGTTGGCGACACCTATTTATTAAGTGTTGCTAAAAGACATGCCCCTTTTTATGAAGCTGAAATTGAAATTTCTCATCTCGGATTAGAAATTATTTCACTAAAGGAACAACTAAATCGGCTTCTTGGTTTTTGCGAGGAAAAATCCTTGAATCTTTCACTTGAGTTTGAAGAAGTCGACTACCAGGGGCTTTCATTAGAGTGTCTTGAAGCTCTTGCTTTTCAAGAAAGGTTGGATTTACAAGCTCTTCGTTATGAAGTGATTTACTTATCTCAAAGCCTTGGGTTAAAAAGATGGTGGGTATACACTCAAGGACGGCTTGGGGTGGCTCAGGAAATAGATACCGATGGAACGCATGTTTTTGGACCGGCCATCGTTCTGGATATTCCTATTTTTAATTATGGCCAAGCCGAAAGACAAAGGTTATACGCATCTTTAAGGCAAGCTGAAGATGAGTTAAAGGAGCTTGAAATAAAAGTCCTCTCCGAAGTTCGCGAAGCGCATCATCTCCTCTTAATCAAACTTGATCAAATTAACAGCTATCGAGGAATCTTTTTACCTCTCGTAAATCAAATCGTTTCTCTTGGTGAAGAAAGATATAATATCATGAGCCTTGGTATTGATGAGCTATTAGAAAAAAAAATTGAAGAGCTTAAATTATGGAAAGATTACACCCAAGTTCTTGGCAGCTACTGGGATTCAAGGGTTTCTCTTGATAAAGCGATAGGTGGAAATCTCTATTTGATTCTAAATAAAAATAAAGCTCCCTTTTTAGATGGAGGCCTTTAG
- a CDS encoding class I SAM-dependent methyltransferase gives MTFLSKKILNVGFLITIALTYRVALFCDESEDAFSKIYKHKVWGTNEEGEAHSGGGSTLSNTIVYRAFLQNFLKEYGIKSVVDAGCGDWEFSKTIDWTGIEYTGCDVVKSVIQNNKRKYGKGNIRFLHIDATQSTLPKGELLICKDVLQHLSNALVTKFLLNTCHFRYCLITNDVDEKTLTADNVDIPVGSSRLIDLTKPPFNLNGSKVLTYRTSCGMKQILFLQNGFEKKRSLKRKS, from the coding sequence ATGACATTTTTATCAAAAAAAATACTTAACGTTGGTTTTCTTATTACTATAGCTTTGACTTATCGGGTAGCACTTTTTTGCGATGAGAGTGAAGATGCTTTTTCCAAAATTTATAAACATAAAGTTTGGGGTACCAATGAAGAGGGTGAAGCTCATTCAGGCGGAGGATCCACACTCTCTAACACGATAGTCTATAGAGCTTTTTTGCAAAATTTCTTGAAAGAATATGGCATTAAATCGGTTGTAGATGCAGGTTGCGGAGATTGGGAATTTTCTAAAACGATTGATTGGACAGGAATTGAATACACAGGGTGTGATGTCGTTAAATCTGTCATTCAAAATAATAAAAGAAAATATGGGAAGGGAAACATCCGCTTTCTTCATATAGATGCCACCCAAAGCACTCTTCCAAAAGGGGAATTGCTGATATGTAAGGATGTATTACAGCACCTTTCCAATGCTCTTGTCACAAAATTTCTTCTTAATACCTGTCATTTCAGGTATTGCTTAATCACAAATGATGTCGATGAAAAGACATTAACCGCGGATAATGTGGATATCCCGGTCGGCTCTTCAAGATTAATTGATTTGACAAAGCCGCCTTTTAATCTTAATGGCTCAAAAGTTTTAACTTATCGAACCTCTTGCGGCATGAAGCAGATCCTCTTTCTTCAAAATGGCTTTGAAAAAAAAAGAAGCTTGAAGAGAAAAAGTTAA
- a CDS encoding lipopolysaccharide biosynthesis protein: MNLEFNLGRLIKNTFIYSGGSIISRVVSFFLLPVMTSALTAKDYGILGILAALTQLLTSFFSLGYSVPLSRDYRLYPEKASQHGLIWTTFLFLCLYNLFLLGLGFFAASPLSEKLLGSKENEPLMLLSLASLSIIVISGPFNLYLRLEERAFTAFSFSILDLFLSLGFTLYFLKVMQLGVISCLLGPFISQIIGLLFYLLYGLTYLIKKVDLKLLPPLLKQGTPYIFGFAGYFLLTSASRFILEKQTSLSETGLFFMAQNLAKPIDIIIFGFASAWPACLSRLSLKKEEASEILGPLIVKALIASFALSFPFFAFAKPTTALMLSKEFSNTAPLIGFLALAQSLWGVYLIGSSSFILQKKNFLQVTVEFLSGLSSCFFAYFFIPFYGAFGAALATLLGFLFLITATFCFSLKILPLKIESRPLFKTIIPFAVGISLTFFPIEGKAIQIAFGFVLNALFYFFIYQAVKENKEPSLSPVALS, translated from the coding sequence ATGAATCTTGAATTTAATTTAGGAAGGCTTATTAAAAATACCTTCATTTATTCAGGTGGATCGATTATTTCAAGGGTCGTTTCTTTTTTTTTGCTGCCCGTCATGACAAGCGCGCTCACGGCAAAAGACTATGGAATTTTGGGGATACTTGCAGCTTTAACCCAATTATTGACAAGTTTTTTTTCTTTGGGTTACAGCGTTCCCCTTTCAAGAGATTATCGTCTATACCCAGAAAAAGCCTCCCAGCATGGATTAATTTGGACAACCTTTCTTTTCTTATGCCTTTATAATTTGTTTCTATTGGGTTTAGGTTTTTTTGCCGCGTCCCCTCTTTCAGAAAAGCTTCTTGGTTCAAAAGAAAATGAGCCCCTAATGCTCCTTTCTCTTGCTTCACTCTCAATTATTGTAATCTCAGGCCCTTTTAACCTTTATTTAAGGCTTGAAGAAAGAGCTTTTACAGCGTTTTCTTTTTCAATTTTAGATCTTTTTCTTTCTTTAGGCTTTACCCTTTACTTTTTAAAAGTGATGCAATTAGGAGTCATAAGCTGTCTTTTAGGGCCTTTCATCTCTCAAATTATCGGCCTCCTATTTTATTTGCTCTATGGCCTTACCTATTTAATAAAAAAAGTGGATCTTAAATTATTGCCTCCACTTTTAAAACAAGGCACACCCTACATTTTTGGCTTTGCGGGCTACTTCCTATTAACAAGCGCAAGTCGCTTTATCTTGGAGAAACAAACCTCTTTAAGTGAAACGGGTCTATTTTTTATGGCCCAAAATTTAGCAAAACCCATCGACATTATTATCTTCGGTTTTGCAAGTGCTTGGCCGGCTTGCCTAAGCCGCCTTTCATTAAAAAAAGAGGAAGCTTCTGAAATACTTGGACCTTTAATTGTAAAAGCGCTGATAGCAAGCTTTGCTTTGTCTTTCCCTTTCTTTGCCTTTGCAAAACCTACAACCGCACTCATGTTGAGTAAAGAATTTTCAAATACTGCTCCCCTCATCGGATTTTTAGCCTTGGCCCAATCGCTTTGGGGAGTTTACCTGATTGGCTCAAGCTCTTTTATTTTGCAGAAGAAGAACTTTCTTCAAGTTACAGTTGAGTTTCTAAGCGGTCTTAGCTCTTGCTTTTTTGCCTACTTTTTTATTCCTTTTTATGGAGCGTTTGGTGCCGCGCTTGCCACACTTTTGGGTTTTCTTTTTTTAATTACGGCAACCTTTTGTTTTTCTTTGAAAATTTTACCTTTAAAAATTGAAAGCCGTCCTCTTTTTAAAACCATTATACCTTTTGCAGTAGGAATAAGCCTGACCTTTTTTCCAATTGAGGGAAAGGCTATCCAAATAGCTTTTGGTTTTGTTTTAAACGCTCTTTTTTACTTCTTTATTTACCAAGCGGTTAAAGAAAATAAAGAACCTTCCCTTTCGCCTGTTGCTTTATCTTGA